The sequence below is a genomic window from Sphingobacterium sp. ML3W.
TCGGTCCATGACCAATATTAGCTTTCCTTTTACAGGTAGCATACTGAATATCAAAGAACTGATAAGCTTCATCGGCAATTCTGCCTCCGCCATAAAGCGCTGTATGCGCCGCATGCAGCTCGAGGCTAGGCTTGCAGAGTCAAATCCTGCAGACACTTTCACAAAGTTCACAGACTTTGTTTTGCATAGCGCTGTTACGAATAGGCAAACAAGTCGGATCCTGGCTAGGTGAAGATCTTTGCTCATATGAGCTTTAAATAGTGTCAATAAGTCTGTATCTTTAGCCCTAAGGCTGGAGTTCTTTTTTAAAGGCATTACCTGAATAATAATCCTTTAATTTACTGAATTTCAGCCTTTTAACCAAATTAACAGGAGATTATTTTATTGGTTTTTAGATACTTGTGAGTTTTGTCATGTACTAAAAACTTTAAAACATGTCAAGAGAGAGAAAAGTGTACACCAAGGAATTCAAGCTAATGAGCGTTGAATTGAGTAATACCAGAAATGATTTGACAGCTCTGTCCAAAGAATTGGATATCACACCCTCGTTGCTTTATCGGTGGCGTAAGGAGTATTCGAGTAAACCAGATACTAGTTTCCCTGGTAATGGGAAAGTAATATTGACAGAAGCTGAGCAGGAAGTAGCTAGGCTAAAGAAAGAACTACGTGAAACGCAGATGGAGCGTGACATCTTAAAAAAGGCTGTCAGCATCTTCTCCAAGAGCTATGGCAAATATTCGGGTTCATAAAGAATCACAGTAGAATATTTTCTATCGGGAAGATGTGTTCGGTATTTAATGTAAGCAGAGGCGGTTATTATACCTGGTTGAAGCGTGTTCCTTCACGCCGTAGTATAGAAAACCAAATGCTTGAGCAAGAAATACTGGAAGCTTTTCAGAACAGCAAATACAGATATGGAAGTCCCCGAATTACCAGGGCTTTGAACAAAAAAAGGATTAAAGTGTCTAGACCCCGTGTGGCCAAGATAATGAAGAGAAATCATTTACGAAGTATTGTAAAGAAAAAGTTCAAGGTTACGACAGACTCTAGTCATAAGTTTACGGTGCCTGCAAACAAGTTGGACCGGAATTTCAAACCAGATACGTTAGGAGCTGCCTGGGTATCGGATATAACATATATAAGAACAAAACAAGGGTGGTTATACCTGACAACAGTTATAGATCTTGGTGACAGAAAAGTAATCGGTTGGGCACTGAGCGCAACTGGAAGTGCTACATTTGAGTGGACATCAAGTTAAGTGAATTTGGTAACTTAACAGAAATTATGTCACAAGAAAGAAAAACCTATCCAAAAGAGTTCAAGTTAATGAGTGTTGAACTGAGTAATACCCGTACAGACCTGAGTGCCCTTGCGAAAGAACTAGATATTAGTCCAGCGATGTTGTATCGCTGTGGGAAAGTCATACTCAGCGCAGCGGAGCAAGAGCTTTCTTTATTGAAGAAGGAATTGCGTGAAACACAGATGGAGCACGGTATCTTAAACTATCTCGATACGGGATATACGGGGGGATGTGGGACGTCTCAAAAAAGGTTATCAGCATTTTCTGCAAGGGAGACAACAAATATTCGGGTTCATAAAGGATCACTGCAGAATATTTTTAGTTGTGAAGATGTGTTCAGTATTAAAAGTGAGTAGGGCTGGATTTTACAAGTGGACGGTCAGCAGTCCATCAAACAGAAGTGTTGAAAATCAGATGATTGAAGCCGAGATTTTTACAAGCCTTTGAGAATAGTAAAAAGAAATATGGCAGTCCCAGGATTACCTTGGAACTGCATAAAAAAGCTATTAGCGTATCCCGACCGAGAGTTACAAGAATCATGAAGAAAGCAAAATTGAGAAGCATTGAGAAGTATAGTGAAGAAAAAATTTAAAGTTACTACAGATTCAAGCTGTAAATTTCCTGTACCAGAAAATGTACTGGAACGCGATTTTAAGCCTGGAATATTGGGTGCTGTCTGGGTGTCCGATATTACTTACATTAGAACCAGGCAAGCTGTATTTAACAACGTTGATTGATCTAGGTGATAGAAAAATCATTGGCTGGGCAAAGCAAACGACACCGTGCTTCCTGCTTTCAAAATGGCGCAAGCAAGACGACCAGTCACTCAGCAGCTCATTTTTCATTTTGATCGTGGGGTCCAGTATGCCTGTAATAAATTTCGATGGGAACTGGAGAAAAATCCTTTGATCATCAGAAGCATGAGCCGAAAAGGTAATTGCTGGGACAACGGTGTGCCACGAAGACTTACGATCGTCAGTTAAAGACAATTGACAAAGTCATACTGCACTAAAGATGAGGGTCGGTCCCTCGAAATCTGAGTACAGGCTCTGGTTTCAAACCACCACGAGCTGCCAAGTTCAAAAGGCTTGGTGATGAGCGTCGTTGGAAAAGGCATACTAGTTAAAATGTCAGGTAAGAATTAAGAAGATAAGCAATTACAGTTTGTAGAAAGAAATCTGAAAGACCGCCTGGCCACATGTAAATTGGAGCTATGCTCGGAAAAGACAAAAATTGTCTATTGCAAGGATTCAAATCAGCCAGAAACCTATAATACCTATAGTTTTGACTTTTTAGGCTTCACATTTAGGCCAAGAAGCCGTCGCTGTAAAAATGGAAGTTTTTTCGTGAGTTTTTCTCCAGCCGTTTCTCAAAAGAAATTAACTTTAATGCGGACGAAGCTAAAGAACCATCCTGTAATTAAAGGGTGCTATAGTGTTAGTTTAGAGGAATATGCGAAAAATATCAATCCAGTCATTCAAGGTTGGATAAACTATTATGGAAAATTCAGAAAGTCGTCATTAAATTCTTTTATCGGTATATCAATGATAAGCTGACAAATTGGTTAATGAGGAAGTACAAATCTTTACAAAGACGTGTTACTGGTGCTGGGAAGTTTTTTTAAGACAACTGTATCTTAAAGACCCAAGATTATTTGCTCATTGGAAACATTTTAAATGGGTGACTGAATAACAAGAGCCGTATGAGTCGAGAGGCTCACATACGGTTCTGTGAGAGATTTAGGGGTGAGACTCCCCTTTATCTACTCGACCAGTAGCTGAGAGCTTCTTTAAAACACTTAAAGCCGAATGTGTCTATCAACACAAGTTCATCGACAAAGAGCACGCAGTACGCATTGTATTCGAGCATATTGAAACTTGGTACAATCGTAAAAGGCTACATTCTGCACTTGGATACGTATCCCCAGAGGAATTCGGAAGAAATTTAAACAAACAAAATATTGCAGCTTAACCGAATGTCTACTTTATTGTTGCAATTCCAACTTGGACATATACCTGACAAAGTAAAATTTAATTTCTGTACCTGATATTGGGCTGGCATCTTATAAATTGGTTCTACTTTTTCAAGACAGGTTACGGTACCACATTCGACACAACTGAAATGTGCATGATTATGATGAAGATGGTCCTTACAATTACGACAGTCTGCAAATTTAAGATGCCCATCTATATTGATAAATTTATGGATATGTCCCTCTTCTTCAAGCCGCTCCAATACTCTGTAAATAGTAACCCTATTACATAACCCCACCAAGCTCTTTTCTATTTCCGAATGGGATAAAGCAACCGATGCATTGCTTATAAGATTGAATATTTCTGTTTTTGCAAGTGTATTTTTCATAATTTTTATACTTTATCTAACGCAACTTTGTTGCCTTAGATTTTTTTCGTATGTTTGCAACTATGTTGCAATAAAAGCGCGAATAATATATGATTCCTCAAGCATTTGAGTATTGGAAAAACCACATAATAATTGATTCCAACATTAACCTGATCAAATAATCTGCATGGATAAGATTTGGCGTATATAGCGATCTGGGAAATCTGGAAACACAAAAATTCGCTAACTTCCATGGGATCCAATACCTTCAGAACGTCATTCATTGGTTAAAAAAACTTGTGATAGTATCTAGGCAGGGGTCAGAAATAATGGACGGTTGATCGCTACTGATATATGCTGCACAATAGGAGGCAATTGTACCCATAAGAAGAATAAAAATACAAACGATAAAATCTCAAAAGAATTATATAAATGCAAGGACAATCATTAATACCAAAAAGCGAACAGTTTGTTGGCAATAGGAAACTACCCGTTACAGTTTTAAGTGGTTTTCTTGGTGCAGGTAAAACTACGCTGCTTAACCATATTCTACATAACAAAGATGGACTAAAGGTCGCTGTCATAGTCAATGACATGAGTGAGGTAAACGTTGACGTAAGATTGGTGGAAAACGAAAACACATTATCTCGTACGGAAGAGAAATTAGTGGAAATGAGTAATGGTTGCATCTGCTGTACGCTTCGTGAAGATTTGATGGTTGAAGTGGAAAAACTGGCAGAAGAAGGGCGGTTCGATTACCTTTTAATTGAAAGTACGGGTATCAGTGAGCCAATCCCTATAGCCCAGACATTTTCGTACGTCGATGAAGAAAATGGCATAGACTTGTCTCGCTTCTCCTATATAGATACGATGGTAACCGTGGTGGATTGTTTCAACTTTTTTAAAGATTTTGGAACAAATCAATTATTACAGGATCGTGATCTCACAGATATAGAAGGTGATTACCGAACCATTGTCAACTTGCTCATCGATCAGATTGAATTTGCCAATGTCATTATCCTGAATAAAACAGATTTGGTTGATAAGGATACTTTAGGTGTTTTAAAAGCATCTATTCGTAAATTAAATCCTGAAGCAAAACTCATTAACTCAGAATTTAGTAAAGTAGATCCGAAAGAAATTTTGAATACAAAATTATTCAACTTTGAAGATGCTCAAACATCAGCTGGCTGGCAGAAAGAATTGGAAGCAGAAAGTCATACACCCGAAACTGAAGAATACGGTATTACTTCCTTTGTATTTCGCAATCAGAAACCTTTTCACCCTGAACGCTTTTGGAGTTACCTCAATACAGATTACCCGAATGGAATTATCCGGGCAAAGGGTCTGTTTTGGCTGGCGTCACGCCCAAATAACGCACTAAACTTCTCACAATCAGGAGGTTCTTCCCGACTAGAAAGTGCTGGTGTATGGTGGTGTAGCATGCCTTATTCTGAAAGAATAAATTATACGCCGTTTTTGGAGAACGAAGACATAATAGAAGAGCGCTGGAGTAAACAATGGGGCGACCGCCTGAATGAATTGGTTTTCATCGGGCAGCATATTGACAAAGAAACGGTAATTGTCGATCTCGAGAAATGCTTGCTACAGATCGACGAACAATATTTGTTTGATGAGAACTTTAAGTTTGAAGATCCATTTCCAAAGGATATTTAATAATGAAATACAAATTAACAAAGCATACTACATAAGTGTAAAACATAGGAGTACTGAAACTAGATGAAAATATTAAGCAGCATATTAACTTTTATTTTAATAGCAATCCCAACTTGGGTTTTAGCACAGAATATAGAAATTAAAGGAAAAGTAACAGATTCCGAAAATATTGCTTTACCCGGAGTTAACATTCAGGTAAAAGGAACAGATGCAGGAACCCTCTCCGATTTGGAAGGCAACTATTCCGTTAATACTCTAAAAGGAGCCGTACTTATTTTTTTACTTGTTGGTATGGCAACACAGGAAAAAGAAGTGAGCGAATCAGCAATTCTGAATGTGTCCCTGAAAGATGATGCGACTGAATTAGAAGAAGTTACCATTACATTAAAAAAGCCAGTTATTGTGGCTGATAAAGGAAAATTAACCTTTAATGTTTCTAATAATGCTGCAAATAGTGGTGTTTCCGCATTCGATTTGTTGAAAAAAATTCCTGGAATAGGAGTCAGTCAGAACGATGACATTTCACTGCGAGGTTCTGGTGTTAATGTCATGATAGACGGTAAGATGAGTTTCATTTCTGGCAATCAACTCGGCATTTATCTCAAAGGTTTAAATGCGGATGATATCAGAAAAATCGAATTGATAACTAATCCTTCCGCAGCATTTGATGCTTCAGGAAATACTGGCCTTATTAACATTGTAACCAAAAAAAATAAAAGTAAAGGTTATGCACTTAGTTTACGCAGTGGTATTTCCAAAGGTACTTTTTGGATGAATAATCAAAATATATCAGCAAGTATCAATGAAGAAAAATGGAGTGTTTATGGTTCATTTGATTACAATACACCACATCGAGAAAGAAATAGCACAAGTGGCAACAGCATAATTGAAAATGGAGAACGTATTAATTTGGAAAGAAGCAACACTATCCCTTTCCAAATATATTATTATACCTATAAAGTAGGTGGTAATTGGAACTTCTCACCTAGGCACACCTTGGGAATGCACTATCATGGATATCTTGATGATTTCTCTGGAACAAAAACTTCAGATATTTTAAAGAAAAAAGAAGATGGTACATTGCTTTCAAAAGTATATTCTACTTATGAATTAAAAGAACCCTATCATTATGATGCCTATAATTTAGATTATCAGTTTCTCATCGATTCAATGGGAAAAAAAATAACTGCTGATGCCCGATATATTTCTTATAGAAATTACTCTGATGCAGTGATGATTGGAACGCATACAGGAGCAAATGGAAACACACTTTTTATCAATAATATCCGTACCCATCAACCAGGGTCTATTAAAATAAAATCAGCTCAGATAGATGCAGAATTGCCTTTTGAAGGAATTAACATGAAAACAGGATTAAAGTTTGCTGAAGTGACCAATGACAATAATTTTCATTCAGAAGAGTTGATCAATGGCGAGTATTTACCAATTCCTTCAATGAACGATCATTTCAAATACAAAGAACAAATAAGTGCTGTTTATGGTTCAGCCTCAAAATCTTTTGGTAAAACGTCTATTGATCTTGGTTTAAGAGTTGAACACACTTCATCAAATTCCAGTTTAATTGATACCCAATTTAATCGGAAGAATGAATATACTCGATTTTTCCCTAATTTATCGGTCGGTCATCAATTTGAAAATGACAACAAACTTAACGTATCTATAAGTAGAAGGATTAATCGTCCTGCCTATTCTGAGTTGAATCCCGTAAGATGGTATAATGACGAATATTTTTATTTTGATGGGAATCCCGATTTAGTCCCAGAGATGGCTTGGTTGTCATCGGCTTCTTATGTGATAGCAAATAAATATATTTTTACGGCGGAATATGGTAAACGAAGCAATTACATTTCTCGCAGCCTTTCTTACGATCCCAATGGCGTAACCATACGGTCGCAAAGTACCAACTTTGAAAATTTTGAAAGATTGGACCTCACTGTAATAACACCGTTGAAAGTAATTACTAATTGGGACATTCAATTGATGACGGGTGCAAATTATACAAAATATCCAATTTCAGAATCTGGTGTTGAAAATAATATTAAAAGATGGGCAGCCTTAGTATCTCTACAGCAACAAATAAAATTTCTGAAACATTATTCGGCAGACATTTCACTTAAATACACCTCTCAGGAGCTTAGAGGTGTCTACCTAACGAATGATATCTTTTTTATGGATTTTGGCGTTAAGCGTTCGTTTTTTAATAATAAGCTAGACGTAGCTATTTCCCTTAATGATGCTTTTAATACGTATCGGGAAAAGGGATATTCAAAAAGTCACCTCACAAATTATCATTATAATGATAAACCTGATTCAAGACGGTTCGGGATAACGTTGAGGTATAATTTTGGGGGAGATCTGATCAATAACAACAAAAAGAAAAGTGAAGAACAAGAGAGACTTTAAAACGAATTGAAAACAAGAAATAAATATGACCAAATACAAGATTAACACAGATCCTGGGCTTTTAGATGATGCCAGAGGGAATTTTGAACATAGAATAATTGGGAATTGTCCCTTTAAGAAAATACTATATGGACTGGGCATCGCTGTGCTGTGCAGTAATGCAGTGCATGCCCAACAGGTGCAGAAAGATACCCTAACCACTTTGGACGAAGTAGTAATATTAGCACCGCTAAACAGGTCGTACGAAGTCAATGTCGGTGCTTTTGGAGCCAAGCATGTGATGGAAGTGCCGCTTTCCATTCAGAGCTATGGAGCAAGGCGTATTCGTGAGATGTCCGCACGGACGGTTCGTGACGTGCTGATCGCTGATCCTTCAGTACAGAGTTCCTCTTATGGAGGTGGTTTTGATAACTTTCGTTTGCGCGGTTTTGCGATGGATAACTTTAATACCATCCGCCGTGATGGGCTTGCACTTGCGCCCCATTATGATGTACCATTGGAACTGGTAGAACGGGTTGACGTACTCAAAGGCCCGTCTGGATTCCTGTACGGATTTAATTCCCCCGGAGGCACCATCAACTATATTCCCAAGCGGCCTAACCTTGAACCCTACACCAGTCTTACACTTCAGGGCTCTTCTTTGGGAGGATATTATGCTGCCTTGGACCAGAGCATGGTGTTAATGAAAGGTAAGATCGGTTACCGTCTTAATACAGGCTATGAGAAAGTCGGTAATTTCAACCATATGGGGGATCTGGAACGGAAGTTTGTCGGGCTGGCTACTGACTTGCGCATCAGTAAACGTGCCTTGCTACAATTGAATGCAGATTGGGTGTCTAAAAGTGCCATGTCCGATCCCTTATTACGTGCCGACCAAAGTGGTCGCACCGATTTGCTCGATCCTTCCACCTATATTCTTCCTCCAAAGGTAGACCGTAGGGATGCACTCTCGCCATCCTGGTATAAACATAAGACTCAAGCGTTTAACATAGAAGCCAAGTTCAATTATACCCTGAATGAGCGCTGGACTTCCATTACACAGGCAAACTACTCCCAGGTGACCCGTCATGGCGGTTATGTGGATCTGTTCAATATCCAACCCAATGGCGATATAGGCTATGCTGATTTGTACCAGTCCCGTGGTGAAGTATTCAGTACCTGGTCGATACAAAGTTATCTGGCAGGAAAGTTCTCCACCGCAGCGGTATCCCATGATCTGTTCACTGGCGTATCCCACCGGCAGTTCAAGGATAAAAGCCCTTTCTGGGATTTTGTGGAAAGTGCTGATGGCATCACAGTTAGTGATATATCTGTGGGTAATATCCTGAACCCGGTACAGCCTGACCGTTGGGATTTCGGTGTTGAAAAAGAAATTGATTTCAAATCCAGTATCCAGGAAAGTTCAGTTTTCGCAAGTGACCTGATTACATTGAACAAAAAGTTTCAGGTATTATTGGGCGGACGGTACATCTGGTACAAGGCCCGTAACTTGTCGACCGACGCCTTACCGCAGGATAGAAACGTATTTGTTCCTACCGGAGCCTTCATTTACCGCCCGCTCGGCAGCATGATGACCTATCTAAGTTATTCCCGAGGATTTGAAAAAGGTGAAAATGCCCCCTTTAATGCCAACAATGCAAACCAGCCTACCGATGCCATTGAATCCGTACAGTATGAATTGGGACTGAAGCTAGACCTCAATAAAAGCATTAACATGGGTATTGCCCTGTTCGATGTGAGGCGAGATGCTACCTATCTCAACACGGCCAATGATTTTGTCAGCGACGGGAGGTTCCACCACCGTGGAATTGAACTTAATGCTGCTGCCAGAGCGATTCGTAATCTGACGCTGCTAGGCAATATTGCCTATTTGGATACCGAACTTAAAGACGTGACCGATGAGGCTACAAGCGGTAAACGTACCGAAGGGACGCCACGTTGGAAAGGTACGTTTGGAGCACGCTACGCATTCACGAGTTTACCAAAACTTTCATTGGATGCGAACCTGAACCATACGGGAAGTCGTCCCGTAGACGCTCAGAACAGTGGTTTTATTCCAAGTTATACACTCCTGGATGCAGGGGTCAGCTACAATACCAAATTCGGTAAAACAACTACTTTATTGCGCTTACATGCCAGAAACCTAACCAATGAATATTATTATGCTGGGGTCTATTACAGCGGTGGTCTGGAGGTTGGACGTAGCCGAGAGGTTTTCTTGTCGGCACAGTTCAAATTTTGATTGCTGAACGGGAAAAATAATGGATAGAGAAAGTAAACCTATTGAATCGTTAATTGATTACAGCTTTAAACCTATTAACACAATCACTTGCACTAAAAAAATAAAAATATGATAACGATAGAAAATACAAAGAAGTCTTTCAAAGGCAAAATGGCGGTTCAGGGGCTTTCATTATCCGTGAAAGAGGGTCAGATATACGGCTTGCTTGGACCGAACGGGGCAGGAAAATCGACTACCCTGAATATGCTGCTTGGATTTTTGCAGCCCGATAGTGGCACTACACACATCAATGGAATAGATGTTGGGCAAAATGCAACTGAAAGCCGAAAACAGATCGGTTACATTCCCGAAAATGTCAATCTGTACCCGTATCTCTCAGGAATGGAGAACCTGGATTATTTCTGCAAACTTTCAGGCTTAACCTATAGCAATGACGAACTTTCTGGTTTTTTATCAGATTGTGGACTTCAGCCAGAAGCCCATCATAAGCGGACAGAAACTTACTCCAAAGGTATGCGCCAGAAAGTAGGGATTGCTATTGCTTACGCAAAAAAAGCTAAAGTATATCTGTTGGACGAACCAGCGAGCGGCCTAGATCCTATGGCAAGTAATGAGCTGTCGGCTATCCTAAAAAAACTTGCAGATGACGGTGCGGCAGTCCTGATGGCTTCACATGATATTTTCAGGGTTAGGGAAACTTGCCATAAAATCGGGATCCTAAAAAATGGCATCCTAGTGAAGGAACTTGAAACTAAAACCGTTACTGCTGAAGA
It includes:
- a CDS encoding transposase, encoding MSRERKVYTKEFKLMSVELSNTRNDLTALSKELDITPSLLYRWRKEYSSKPDTSFPGNGKVILTEAEQEVARLKKELRETQMERDILKKAVSIFSKSYGKYSGS
- a CDS encoding IS3 family transposase, with translation MKNHSRIFSIGKMCSVFNVSRGGYYTWLKRVPSRRSIENQMLEQEILEAFQNSKYRYGSPRITRALNKKRIKVSRPRVAKIMKRNHLRSIVKKKFKVTTDSSHKFTVPANKLDRNFKPDTLGAAWVSDITYIRTKQGWLYLTTVIDLGDRKVIGWALSATGSATFEWTSS
- a CDS encoding transposase, encoding MSQERKTYPKEFKLMSVELSNTRTDLSALAKELDISPAMLYRCGKVILSAAEQELSLLKKELRETQMEHGILNYLDTGYTGGCGTSQKRLSAFSARETTNIRVHKGSLQNIFSCEDVFSIKSE
- a CDS encoding group II intron maturase-specific domain-containing protein, whose product is MRTKLKNHPVIKGCYSVSLEEYAKNINPVIQGWINYYGKFRKSSLNSFIGISMIS
- a CDS encoding Fur family transcriptional regulator, producing the protein MKNTLAKTEIFNLISNASVALSHSEIEKSLVGLCNRVTIYRVLERLEEEGHIHKFINIDGHLKFADCRNCKDHLHHNHAHFSCVECGTVTCLEKVEPIYKMPAQYQVQKLNFTLSGICPSWNCNNKVDIRLSCNILFV
- a CDS encoding GTP-binding protein; its protein translation is MQGQSLIPKSEQFVGNRKLPVTVLSGFLGAGKTTLLNHILHNKDGLKVAVIVNDMSEVNVDVRLVENENTLSRTEEKLVEMSNGCICCTLREDLMVEVEKLAEEGRFDYLLIESTGISEPIPIAQTFSYVDEENGIDLSRFSYIDTMVTVVDCFNFFKDFGTNQLLQDRDLTDIEGDYRTIVNLLIDQIEFANVIILNKTDLVDKDTLGVLKASIRKLNPEAKLINSEFSKVDPKEILNTKLFNFEDAQTSAGWQKELEAESHTPETEEYGITSFVFRNQKPFHPERFWSYLNTDYPNGIIRAKGLFWLASRPNNALNFSQSGGSSRLESAGVWWCSMPYSERINYTPFLENEDIIEERWSKQWGDRLNELVFIGQHIDKETVIVDLEKCLLQIDEQYLFDENFKFEDPFPKDI
- a CDS encoding outer membrane beta-barrel family protein, with the translated sequence MKILSSILTFILIAIPTWVLAQNIEIKGKVTDSENIALPGVNIQVKGTDAGTLSDLEGNYSVNTLKGAVLIFLLVGMATQEKEVSESAILNVSLKDDATELEEVTITLKKPVIVADKGKLTFNVSNNAANSGVSAFDLLKKIPGIGVSQNDDISLRGSGVNVMIDGKMSFISGNQLGIYLKGLNADDIRKIELITNPSAAFDASGNTGLINIVTKKNKSKGYALSLRSGISKGTFWMNNQNISASINEEKWSVYGSFDYNTPHRERNSTSGNSIIENGERINLERSNTIPFQIYYYTYKVGGNWNFSPRHTLGMHYHGYLDDFSGTKTSDILKKKEDGTLLSKVYSTYELKEPYHYDAYNLDYQFLIDSMGKKITADARYISYRNYSDAVMIGTHTGANGNTLFINNIRTHQPGSIKIKSAQIDAELPFEGINMKTGLKFAEVTNDNNFHSEELINGEYLPIPSMNDHFKYKEQISAVYGSASKSFGKTSIDLGLRVEHTSSNSSLIDTQFNRKNEYTRFFPNLSVGHQFENDNKLNVSISRRINRPAYSELNPVRWYNDEYFYFDGNPDLVPEMAWLSSASYVIANKYIFTAEYGKRSNYISRSLSYDPNGVTIRSQSTNFENFERLDLTVITPLKVITNWDIQLMTGANYTKYPISESGVENNIKRWAALVSLQQQIKFLKHYSADISLKYTSQELRGVYLTNDIFFMDFGVKRSFFNNKLDVAISLNDAFNTYREKGYSKSHLTNYHYNDKPDSRRFGITLRYNFGGDLINNNKKKSEEQERL
- a CDS encoding TonB-dependent receptor codes for the protein MTKYKINTDPGLLDDARGNFEHRIIGNCPFKKILYGLGIAVLCSNAVHAQQVQKDTLTTLDEVVILAPLNRSYEVNVGAFGAKHVMEVPLSIQSYGARRIREMSARTVRDVLIADPSVQSSSYGGGFDNFRLRGFAMDNFNTIRRDGLALAPHYDVPLELVERVDVLKGPSGFLYGFNSPGGTINYIPKRPNLEPYTSLTLQGSSLGGYYAALDQSMVLMKGKIGYRLNTGYEKVGNFNHMGDLERKFVGLATDLRISKRALLQLNADWVSKSAMSDPLLRADQSGRTDLLDPSTYILPPKVDRRDALSPSWYKHKTQAFNIEAKFNYTLNERWTSITQANYSQVTRHGGYVDLFNIQPNGDIGYADLYQSRGEVFSTWSIQSYLAGKFSTAAVSHDLFTGVSHRQFKDKSPFWDFVESADGITVSDISVGNILNPVQPDRWDFGVEKEIDFKSSIQESSVFASDLITLNKKFQVLLGGRYIWYKARNLSTDALPQDRNVFVPTGAFIYRPLGSMMTYLSYSRGFEKGENAPFNANNANQPTDAIESVQYELGLKLDLNKSINMGIALFDVRRDATYLNTANDFVSDGRFHHRGIELNAAARAIRNLTLLGNIAYLDTELKDVTDEATSGKRTEGTPRWKGTFGARYAFTSLPKLSLDANLNHTGSRPVDAQNSGFIPSYTLLDAGVSYNTKFGKTTTLLRLHARNLTNEYYYAGVYYSGGLEVGRSREVFLSAQFKF
- a CDS encoding ABC transporter ATP-binding protein, which gives rise to MITIENTKKSFKGKMAVQGLSLSVKEGQIYGLLGPNGAGKSTTLNMLLGFLQPDSGTTHINGIDVGQNATESRKQIGYIPENVNLYPYLSGMENLDYFCKLSGLTYSNDELSGFLSDCGLQPEAHHKRTETYSKGMRQKVGIAIAYAKKAKVYLLDEPASGLDPMASNELSAILKKLADDGAAVLMASHDIFRVRETCHKIGILKNGILVKELETKTVTAEELEQIYLDYMNN